In the Acidobacteriota bacterium genome, TCTTGATGGAAGGGTGAACGTCAGGAGCCTTCATGGCTTTCTCGAAGTAATAGGCTGCCCGTGAGAAATCTTTCATCTGAAAGCAGTACATCCCCGCATCATAGGCAAGGATCCATCTGTCAGGGTTAAGCGCTATCCCCTGATCGAGGAGTCTTAGAGCCATCTCCGTGTCTCTCGTCTCGGCAGCCATTATCAAGGCTCCGATGAGGAAGGGATCAAGATAGTGCGGATCGAGATCGGGGATGATCTTCGAGTAGATATGCTCCAGATATCGGTATCGATCCTTGATCTCGTAGTTGCTGTAAAACTGGATGGACCATAGATATATGAAATCGGCCATCAGGCATGAGAACCCCATGGATGTTATCCGTAGATATTTTCCCGATGGGAGGTAGAGAAGATGATATGAGAAGGGGAACTTCTCAAGCGACCTCTCCATCCGGTATTCGGACGAAGCCGCAAGAACGAGGCCAAAGGCAAGAATGACCGCTGCAACTGTTTTCTTCATAAATTCTCTGTCTAAGATATTGCGTTCTTTTTGTCAAATGAGAAACTTTTCAGAGATACCAGATCCCCGCGCGAAGTCAATTGAAATTTCTCCTCTGAAAGATGATCGAGGCAAGGGTTATCAGTAGCAGGCTCCATCCGACGCCATAGGCTGAAGCGGATAGGATGTACCAGCCGTTCAGGGGTATTCCATGGACGACTTCGCTCCTGATGTTGAAGTATTCAAGATTTGGCACGACGTAGTAGAAGAAGTCGCACAGCCGTTTCCCCCAGGCTACATCGACGTAGTTCTTGAGAAGGAGAAAGCTCCAGGAGAGATGCCCTATTACGTATAGGGAAATGGTGAAGACGGAACTCAGAATAGGAGTCGAGAAGCTCGAAAAAAGGATGGCGATCGCCGTTACCACAAGGATCTCGACGAAGGTCAGCAAGATGGCCTTACCGAGATCAGGGTCGAAGTAACTCTGGATGGCAAGCACCATATAGAAAATAACAGCCATGATAACGAGATTGATGAAGACGGTCATGGTGAGACCGAAATATTTGCCGACGATAAACTGGTATCTCTCGATCGGCTTCGTGACGATGGTGTAGATGGTCTTCTTTTCTATCTCCTTGAAGACGAGTCCAACTCCCACGAAGATGCCGATCAGGACGCTGAATATGTTGATGGCAGCAAGCCCAACATCCTTGACTATTTTCTCTTCGCTTCCAATGGTGAGGAGCGAGACGACACGCGCGGTCGACATTATGAGGATCGCAAAGATGAGGAGCAGATAGAGGATGCGATCACGCACTGCTTCGCGGAACGTGTTGATCGCAATGGCATAAACCTTTCTCAACTCTATCCTCCGACTGACAACTCCTCCATCCGGATGTCAGATCTTTGCCCTGCTAAAGACCCTGTCATTCGGCTTTCAGATATTTCCAGGGCTGGCAATTGCTTCGCTCCACCATCTGATTTTCCTTGCCCTTCAGGCCTTCTCGCCGACCTTGCGCATGAAGAGATCTTCAAGGGTTTCTCTCTGCGGAAGGATGGATATTACATGACCTCCACTCTTCCCGAGCTCTTCGATAAAGAGGTTCAGCTCCATTTCGGAATAGATCCTTACGAGGCGTTCCCCATCCTTGCTTGAGAGGATATGTTTCTTGATTGGAGCGCTTTCAGGATCGAAATTAGAGCATGCGACATCCCAGAATTTGATCTTCGCCGACAGAAGTTCACTCAGTTTTCCCTGAAGCCTGATCTCGCCATCTTTTATGATCCCGACGCGGTCACAGATCATCTCGGCATCCTGAAGGATGTGGGATGAGAAGAAGATAGTCTTCCCTTTTCTCCTGAGATCTATGATGATGTCGCGCAGTTCGCGCCTCCCGATCGGATCGAGAGAGGACATAGGCTCATCGAGGATGAGAAGCTCCGGATCGTTGAGGAGGACCTGAGCAAATCCGAGCCTCTGGATCATTCCCCTTGAATATTTTCTTAGCTGCAGATCTTCCTTCCCGCTTAATCCAACGAGTGCGATCAACTCCTCCGATCTCCCCTTTCTCTCCGCGGACGGTATCCCGAGGAGTCGCCCGTAAAAATCAAGGAATTCACGGCCGGTCAGGTATTCGTAGAAACAAGGATTCTCAGGAAGGAAGCCTATCCTCGCTCGAGTCTTTCTATCGTAAGGGCTCTGCCCTAAGATCCTGATGTTCCCCCGGTCGGGGAAGATCAGTCCCATGATGAGCTTGATCGTTGTGGTCTTTCCTGCTCCGTTCGGTCCGATGAAGCCGTATATTTCCCCTCGATCCGCTTCAAGCGAAAGATCCTTGATGATCCGAAAGGTTCTAAGAGAAAGATGGAACTTGAAGGACTTGTAAAGATTTTTAATCTCTATCGCCCGTTCGTTCATCCCTTGCTTATCCACCATTCTAAACAGCTTCAAACTTCCATTGGCAATTATACATATCTGACAATCGATAGACAATTAACAACTCATGATGAGTCTCCTTAGTTTTATGGAACGCTTAGCCCCTGAACTACACTTCGCACACGCAATGAATAGGGAGTGCGTGCATGCGCGACCAAGCCGAGCGGTATAGATGTGTCGCTGAACAAGCCTTGGCGCGAAGGGGCAAGAGCTCCAAATCCTGATGAGGAGATACCGGATCGAAAGGAATTGAGATCATGCGGCGCGTGAAGTGAGAGAAAGATAAAGATCCTCTTGCTTTCTGACCATCATATCGATGTCGAAATCATCGAGCATCTTCTTTCCCTCTTTTGCAAACCTCCTGGAAAGATCCTTATTTTTCAGCAGCATGGCGATGCGGGATGCAAAGCCATTTATATCATGCGGAGCCAAGAGGAAGCCGTTCTTCCCATCCTGGATGACATCCTTTGCACCATCAACGGCCGTCGCCACGACTGGTTTCCCCGATGCAAAGGCCTCCGGGATGACTCTCGGGAGGCCCTCCCATAAAGACGTCAGAACCAGGACGTCAATGGCCCTCATGAAAGACGGCATATCGCGGTTCCACCCTAGCAAAAGGATTCTTCCTTCCAATGAATTTTTCTTGATCTCTTCTTCTATCTCGAACCTTAGCTCACCATCACCGGCCATCAGGAAGTAAGCATCCTTCACCTGCTTTATCAACTGCGCAGCGATATTCACGAAATCGACAGGGGATTTCTGGGGCTTGAAGCAGCTGGCCATTCCCACGAGGGGTGCTTCAGACGGGATCCCTGACCGCTGCCTGAGCCTCATCCCATCATCAGAATTAGAATGACAGAAATCAGCAAGCTTGATTCCACTCCTGATCAATACGGTTTGCCCATCTGATAGAATCCCAAGAAGTTTTCCGGTCTTAATGTTGTCGCTCGAAACGGCGATGAACTTAGTCGTAATCTTCGAGGTCATTCTCTCTAAGACGATGAAAAGGTTTCTCTTCAAGAAGCTCTGCTCATTGTGGAATCCGAACCCATGGATACTATGGATGATGACCGGTACATCTGCAAGGAAGGCCCCCCATCTCCCGAGAATCCCCGCCTTGCTGCTGTGTGTGTGAACGATGTCCGGAGCTTCCCTCTTCAGAATGGCTTGTATCTCTAACAGCACCTTCGGGTCTTTGATAGGATTCACGCTGCGTACAAGGGAAGGAAGAAAATAGACTCGTACACCTTCCAGCTTCCTGGCTTCCTCATCCAGAATTCCTCCTGTTCCGCAGATCAAGACAGGATCGAATCTCCTTTTATCAAGATGTGAGACAGTATAAAGGGTGTTCTGCTGTGCTCCGCCCAGCTCGAGTTTCGTTATGATATGGCAGATTCTAATTCTCATAATATGTATCGCATCGGATCGCTTCGATCATTTTGTTTTCATCGGGATTTTAGCACGACGCTGGCTGCACGTTGGCCTGCAAGGAAAGCTCCTTCCATGGGAAGATAGTCCCATCCTCCAAAACGGCCTGCCGTTATTACATCCATCTTCTCCAGAGCTGTTGCGATCTTCTCTATGTTATTCTTTCTGAAGAAATCGAATACAACATAGGCAGGGTCCAGCATATTGACATCCCGCACCACGATCTTTTTTTCATTTTCAATAATCTTCAATCTGATGAGAGCTTCAAGAAGCTCTTCTGTCATGCTTTCCATATCCGGCGTTTCTTCGCCTCTCAATGAGACTTCTGCATAGAGACTCGAGTAACCTTCCGGTGCCACTCCTTTCGAGAAATTAGTAGGAAATCCCACCCTATAAAACGGCAGATTGCATTCAGGAAAATAGATCCAGTGAAAATCGTTCTTCAACTTTCCTTCAAAGCCTATGTTTATGTTCATAACTTTTACATACTTGAGATGCTTCCCAAATCCGGCGATCTCTTCAGGAATGTTTCTGGAGATTGACAGCAATCCGTCCAGAGGGATCGTCGAGATCAAGGTACCATATCTTATGAAACCACCGTTTCTGAGATGAGCCTCTTTCTTTAGAAGATCTATGGAATCAATCTCCGAGTCGAGCAGAAGGTTCCTGCATTTTGAAGCCAATCGATTGGCCAGGACCTCTATCCCCCCAGATACCGGATAGAGAAAAGTCTTATTGTATCCAACACTCGTCTTCTTGATGCCAATGGCTCCTGCCATGACATCCTGAAGAGACGGAACTGGAATGGACCAATTAGTCCATTCCGAGGAGAGTTCCTCAAGGTTCCGGCAGTACATCTTTTCATTGAAGGGGAAGAGAAAATGGTTTGCGAACCCAACACCGAATTTTTTCAATATCCATCTTTTAAAGGATAGCTCTTCTTCTCGCTCTGCTTCTGTCTCTTCTTTCGCCTCTTTTGCTTCCCTTGCTTTTCTTGCCTTCTTTATCTCTTTCACATTTTTCTCTGCATTTCTTCCTTTATTCTTCTTATATCTCTCTCCCGTGGTCATACTGGAAAATCCATTCCTCTCACAGATTCTGGCTTTAACGAAGCCGTACAGGCATTCAAAGACTGCATCCCTCGGAAGACCAAATGTATTTATCTGGAAGGGATATGGTGTGTAAACTCCTTTCGAATATATGAACGATCTTCTCTCATGCCCTGTAAATACGCCGGGAAACACCTCCGTAATGAATGAAGAGAAATAAGGGTCATTGATATGAAGGAGATGGCCGGCATAATCGAATGTGAAGCCTCCCACCTTCATGCTCCGACAGAGGCCGCCTGCTTCAGATTCTTTCTCCACGATGATGTAATCTCCGTCTTTGATATGATAGGCGGCGCTTAACCCTGCCAGACCGGCGCCAATTATAAGGATCATATAACCTGCTTAAGAATAACTTTCCATTCAAAGACTCATATCGATCTTCTTGAGCCATATGGCAGAGACCAGTGCTGATAGAAGGATGATACCAAGGAAAACATAAGCCCAGAAATAGCCGGACAAGACAATCAATATTCCCATGAGCCCGAAGAAAGCGGCAATCAGGTAACTGAGAACGACGGTTCCTCGGGTCGAAAGCCTCCACTTTCTAAGGCGCAGCGCAAAATGGTCGGGGCTGCCGGTCATGATCGGGAGCCCCCTTCTCCACCTGACGTACATTACGAAGAGCATGTCAAAAATCGGAACACCGAGAATGATTATAGGAACGATGGAAGCCACACGGTTGTTGATTGTGTAAGAGTTGATCATGGCAAGCGAGCCTATTGTGAGGCCGATGAAGAGGCTTCCTGCATCCCCCATGTAGATCCTCGCCGGATGAAAATTGTATTTAAGGAAACCGAGAATACTTCCCGCCAGCGCCGAGAGGAGCATGGCGATCATGACCCTCTCGTTCATCCAGGCCACGGCAAAGAGAAAGACTGTCGAGATGAAGGCAATACCGGCAGAGAGCCCATCCATGATGTCCACCAGGTTGAAGGCATTGGTGATGGCAATGAGCCATAAGAAGGTTAGCGGGATGGCAAGCCAGAATGGAATGAACGTTAGCTTGATGAAGATCGATGATTTGATGAGGACGACTGCTGCCAGAGACTGGCCAGCGAGCTTCGCCCATGGACCGAGTACGCCGAAGTCGTCGATGAGTCCAAGGATAAGGATGATGGAGCCCGCCAGGAGCGTCCCGAGAACCTCTTTGCTGAAATCGAATGTAAGCGAGAGAGCAAGGAGGAACGAGACATAGATGCTCAATCCTCCGAGATAGGGGGTTGGCTCGGCATGATTCTTGAGCCTGCCATCCGGTCTATCCACGATGTTGAATTTAATGGCCGCCTTCCTGAAGACCGGGGTCAGATAAAGCGAGAAGAGGAGCGCCAGAAAGAAAGTTGCAACGTAGAGAAGATATTGCATCATAGACTTCCTGCTTCAGGAAGACATAAATCTTTCATGCGGCCAATCTCCCTTTGACCATAGACGATCTCTTCTCCATGGCTTTGCGAAAGAGCTTCCTGTTCTTGAATAAGAGGGCAAGGACTCCCGGCGATGAAAACAAGAGATAGGTAAAGACGATGAGATCTCTCGAAAGTATGAAGGGCAGATCTCTCAGGTAAGAGCCCAGGGAGTCGTTCTTCAATATGCTCAGATAGCGGTTCTTCACGATATGATATTTTATCTCAGAAGGCCTCGCGGCAATCTGAAAATATCTGCGCCAGAATAAGCTACCTGCCGTTCCACCACGATAATGGTAAGCAATGGCATCTGGAATGTAATACCCATTCCAGCCATGAAGGTTGCCCCTCCATCCCACGTCAATATCCTCATGGAAAGAGAAGAAATCCTCATCGAAAAGCTCTCCATCAGCGTAAGAAATATCTTCTATCATCCTTCTCCTATAAAATGCAGACGCCCCGCAAACGGAAAATACTCTTCCTTCAATGTCGAAGCGCCCGTCATCACGGCTTCCGTATCCCCGTTCTTTAGTCTTCCTGCTCCTTGTAAGGAACTGCCCTGTCGAATCGATGGTGATCCGGTCAAACCTCAGGATCTTCCCGGTGATCATGCCTATTTTGCTATCCGTTTTGAACCCATCTATGCACTTCTCAATGTAATCGTTTTCGAGGATCACATCGCTATTCAGAAACAGGAGATAAGTTCCCTTCGCACTTTTCAGAGCGATGTTGTTCGCCTTGCAGTATCCAAGATTCTGTTTGTTTTCTATCAAGATGACCGATTGAAATCTGCTCCTGATGATCTGAGTGGTTGAATCGCCTGAGCCGTTATCCGTAACTATGACCTCGATCTGCGGGTAGCTCTGTTTGAAAACGGAAGAAAGACACTCTTCGATAAACTTCTCACTGTTCCAGGTGATGACGATTACAGATACGAGATCCAATTTCCTGCTCTCTACCATTTCTCCGCCATTCTCTTCAGCATTCCGCAGGCTGATTGATAGACCTGATCAACAGTGATGAGGTCGAAGCATTTCCTATCCTCGCAGTCATTCCGGTAGCATGGGCGAGGACAATCGACTTCGGCCGATATTGCCTTGAAGAAAGGAGATTCAGAACCATAAGGCCACGACCTTTTCACGCTCGTCGTCCCGAAGATTCCAATGGTCGGCGTTCCCAGAGAAATGGATAGATGCATCGGACCAGAATCGTTTGCGATATAAAGGATGCACTTCTTCAACAGGGCTCCGAGCTGGTTGAGATCGATTTTCCCGGAGAGATCGATTGATCTACGTTTCATCTCTTTCCGCACGAGTTCCACGACTGCGGAATCTGAACCGGCAGCGACGAAGATGACCTTAACGCCAAAGGTTTCAATCAGGCGATCGCAAAGCTCCGCAAACTTACTTTCATGCCATCTCTGTTCTACCCTGTTTGTCGTTGGATTGATCCCAATTAGATGGTCTTCCCATTTAATGCCGTTTGCGGCGAGAAGTGAGTCGACGAACGCTTCATCTTCGGCGGGAACATAGAACCTGGTTCTTCTATCCGACCGGTCGATCCCGAGAAGCGAGAGTGCATCGAAGTTGATATCCATGTAAGGTTTTTCGAGATCATATCCGGTGGAATCGGTCAGGAGAAAGCCGAGCCCGAGATCCCTGAAGCCGATTCTCCTTCTTGCCCCT is a window encoding:
- a CDS encoding ABC transporter permease subunit; the protein is MRKVYAIAINTFREAVRDRILYLLLIFAILIMSTARVVSLLTIGSEEKIVKDVGLAAINIFSVLIGIFVGVGLVFKEIEKKTIYTIVTKPIERYQFIVGKYFGLTMTVFINLVIMAVIFYMVLAIQSYFDPDLGKAILLTFVEILVVTAIAILFSSFSTPILSSVFTISLYVIGHLSWSFLLLKNYVDVAWGKRLCDFFYYVVPNLEYFNIRSEVVHGIPLNGWYILSASAYGVGWSLLLITLASIIFQRRNFN
- a CDS encoding ABC transporter ATP-binding protein; translation: MVDKQGMNERAIEIKNLYKSFKFHLSLRTFRIIKDLSLEADRGEIYGFIGPNGAGKTTTIKLIMGLIFPDRGNIRILGQSPYDRKTRARIGFLPENPCFYEYLTGREFLDFYGRLLGIPSAERKGRSEELIALVGLSGKEDLQLRKYSRGMIQRLGFAQVLLNDPELLILDEPMSSLDPIGRRELRDIIIDLRRKGKTIFFSSHILQDAEMICDRVGIIKDGEIRLQGKLSELLSAKIKFWDVACSNFDPESAPIKKHILSSKDGERLVRIYSEMELNLFIEELGKSGGHVISILPQRETLEDLFMRKVGEKA
- a CDS encoding glycosyltransferase family 4 protein, yielding MRIRICHIITKLELGGAQQNTLYTVSHLDKRRFDPVLICGTGGILDEEARKLEGVRVYFLPSLVRSVNPIKDPKVLLEIQAILKREAPDIVHTHSSKAGILGRWGAFLADVPVIIHSIHGFGFHNEQSFLKRNLFIVLERMTSKITTKFIAVSSDNIKTGKLLGILSDGQTVLIRSGIKLADFCHSNSDDGMRLRQRSGIPSEAPLVGMASCFKPQKSPVDFVNIAAQLIKQVKDAYFLMAGDGELRFEIEEEIKKNSLEGRILLLGWNRDMPSFMRAIDVLVLTSLWEGLPRVIPEAFASGKPVVATAVDGAKDVIQDGKNGFLLAPHDINGFASRIAMLLKNKDLSRRFAKEGKKMLDDFDIDMMVRKQEDLYLSLTSRAA
- a CDS encoding FAD-dependent oxidoreductase, which encodes MILIIGAGLAGLSAAYHIKDGDYIIVEKESEAGGLCRSMKVGGFTFDYAGHLLHINDPYFSSFITEVFPGVFTGHERRSFIYSKGVYTPYPFQINTFGLPRDAVFECLYGFVKARICERNGFSSMTTGERYKKNKGRNAEKNVKEIKKARKAREAKEAKEETEAEREEELSFKRWILKKFGVGFANHFLFPFNEKMYCRNLEELSSEWTNWSIPVPSLQDVMAGAIGIKKTSVGYNKTFLYPVSGGIEVLANRLASKCRNLLLDSEIDSIDLLKKEAHLRNGGFIRYGTLISTIPLDGLLSISRNIPEEIAGFGKHLKYVKVMNINIGFEGKLKNDFHWIYFPECNLPFYRVGFPTNFSKGVAPEGYSSLYAEVSLRGEETPDMESMTEELLEALIRLKIIENEKKIVVRDVNMLDPAYVVFDFFRKNNIEKIATALEKMDVITAGRFGGWDYLPMEGAFLAGQRAASVVLKSR
- a CDS encoding MraY family glycosyltransferase, whose translation is MMQYLLYVATFFLALLFSLYLTPVFRKAAIKFNIVDRPDGRLKNHAEPTPYLGGLSIYVSFLLALSLTFDFSKEVLGTLLAGSIILILGLIDDFGVLGPWAKLAGQSLAAVVLIKSSIFIKLTFIPFWLAIPLTFLWLIAITNAFNLVDIMDGLSAGIAFISTVFLFAVAWMNERVMIAMLLSALAGSILGFLKYNFHPARIYMGDAGSLFIGLTIGSLAMINSYTINNRVASIVPIIILGVPIFDMLFVMYVRWRRGLPIMTGSPDHFALRLRKWRLSTRGTVVLSYLIAAFFGLMGILIVLSGYFWAYVFLGIILLSALVSAIWLKKIDMSL
- a CDS encoding glycosyltransferase family 2 protein; amino-acid sequence: MVESRKLDLVSVIVITWNSEKFIEECLSSVFKQSYPQIEVIVTDNGSGDSTTQIIRSRFQSVILIENKQNLGYCKANNIALKSAKGTYLLFLNSDVILENDYIEKCIDGFKTDSKIGMITGKILRFDRITIDSTGQFLTRSRKTKERGYGSRDDGRFDIEGRVFSVCGASAFYRRRMIEDISYADGELFDEDFFSFHEDIDVGWRGNLHGWNGYYIPDAIAYHYRGGTAGSLFWRRYFQIAARPSEIKYHIVKNRYLSILKNDSLGSYLRDLPFILSRDLIVFTYLLFSSPGVLALLFKNRKLFRKAMEKRSSMVKGRLAA
- a CDS encoding glycosyltransferase family 9 protein; its protein translation is MRFYGDYKNHSRKARIIAWLMDLILAPVYRILSQHFLTGAFADRKSDAHEKIEKILLVRLDHIGDLLMATPAIAALRKKFPEARIDLLGGESAKAIFKGNPYIDHVYTFDATWYDPRRGGEIWPVDVAGTVLRLRRIGYDVAVDLRGDFRVIFLFLWLAGARRRIGFRDLGLGFLLTDSTGYDLEKPYMDINFDALSLLGIDRSDRRTRFYVPAEDEAFVDSLLAANGIKWEDHLIGINPTTNRVEQRWHESKFAELCDRLIETFGVKVIFVAAGSDSAVVELVRKEMKRRSIDLSGKIDLNQLGALLKKCILYIANDSGPMHLSISLGTPTIGIFGTTSVKRSWPYGSESPFFKAISAEVDCPRPCYRNDCEDRKCFDLITVDQVYQSACGMLKRMAEKW